In one window of Dermochelys coriacea isolate rDerCor1 chromosome 3, rDerCor1.pri.v4, whole genome shotgun sequence DNA:
- the LOC119853381 gene encoding LOW QUALITY PROTEIN: uncharacterized protein LOC119853381 (The sequence of the model RefSeq protein was modified relative to this genomic sequence to represent the inferred CDS: inserted 1 base in 1 codon): MKQCALRRRITLCLVGASSGLLSSPGMVSPQAPNPVCCSDDTGSQPGVMWPTPLGKIDIPAAPTESLSFMNDECVAMAAQCSSELVESEGDEEDDDDLCDSSLVPDVPVSQLDMKGGHCVEEISDILDSTKGKQGVEVEAYFPDLPHFVHSAALGLRDIVVDVFKVLAPLNGQHSFGPAVGLHTLKPQHNLLRGLGLLTEDRLCLTTITTLLPIISPLSLSIERVLSLLVLGHFVGLVLATFLAVSPAGFGDVHHPASXRHRKKEPDPSFRAVAGRMVNVPKTRRTYCKKCGKHKPHKVTQYKKGKDSLYAQGKRRYDRKQSGYGGQTKPIFRKKAKTTKKIVLRLECVEPNCRSKRMLAIKRCKHFELGGDKKRKGQVIQF; the protein is encoded by the exons ATGAAGCAGTGTGCCCTGAGGAGGAGGATAACATTGTGTTTGGTGGGAGCTTCCAGTGGGCTACTGTCTTCCCCTGGTATGGTGAGTCCTCAAGCCCCCAATCCTGTATGCTGCAGTGATGATACTGGGTCCCAGCCTGGGGTGATGTGGCCTACCCCTCTTGGGAAAATAGATATACCAGCTGCCCCCACTGAATCTCTCTCCTTCATGAATGATGAGTGTGTTGCAATGGCAGCTCAATGTTCTTCTGAGCTGGTGGAGTCTGAGGGAgatgaagaagatgatgatgatctcTGTGACTCCTCATTGGTTCCTGATGTTCCAGTGAGTCAGCTAGATATGAAAGGTGGGCATTGTGTGGAGGAGATTAGTGATATTTTGGATAGCACCAAAGGGAAACAGGGAGTTGAGGTTGAGGCCTATTTCCCTGATTTACCACACTTTGTTCACTCAGCTGCCCTTGGCTTGAGAGATATCGTGGTTGATG TCTTTAAAGTGCTTGCACCTCTTAATGGCCAGCATTCTTTTGGACCTGCAGTTGGGCTCCACACACTCAAGCCTCAGCACAATCTTCTTCGTGGTCTTGGCCTTCTTACGGAAGATAGGCTTTGTCTGACCACCATAACCACTCTGCTTCCGATCATATCTCCTCTTTCCTTGAGCATAGAGAGAGTCCTTTCCCTTCTTGTACTGGGTCACTTTGTGGGGCTGGTGCTTGCCACATTTCTTGCAGTAAGTCCTGCGGGTTTTGGGGACGTTCACCATCCTGCCA GACGGCACAGAAAGAAGGAACCTGATCCTTCTTTCCGCGCCGTCGCTGGCAGGATGGTGAACGTCCCCAAAACCCGCAGGACTTACTGCAAGAAATGTGGCAAGCACAAGCCCCACAAAGTGACCCAGTACAAGAAGGGAAAGGACTCTCTCTATGCTCAGGGAAAGAGGAGATATGATCGGAAGCAGAGTGGTTATGGTGGTCAGACAAAGCCTATCTTCCGTAAGAAGGCCAAGACCACGAAGAAGATTGTGCTGAGGCTTGAGTGTGTGGAGCCCAACTGCAGGTCCAAAAGAATGCTGGCCATTAAGAGGTGCAAGCACTTTGAGCTGGGAGGAGACAAGAAGAGAAAGGGCCAGGTGATCCAGTTCTAA